A genomic stretch from Pirellulales bacterium includes:
- the fhcD gene encoding formylmethanofuran--tetrahydromethanopterin N-formyltransferase, translating to MLIDGTEIEDTFAEAFRMRYARLLVTAHDEHWLRAAVNEFTGYASSVIACDAEAGVEEWLPAEQTPDGRPGAHVLVFGFSTEALQKAVPTRTGQCLMTCPTTAVYDGLPEAVERIPLGKHIRFFGDGFQKSKLLLSRRYWRIPVMDGEFLVEESLGVEKGVAGGNLIVQGIDLPTALAASRRAVEALAPLPGVITPFPGGIARSGSKVGSRYKKLHASTADAFCPTLRGRVPTQLHAEANCAYELVIDGVDEPAIARAMAAGIRAAAGPGVVAISAGNYGGKLGKFHFRLHQVLAEGS from the coding sequence TTGCTGATTGACGGTACCGAGATCGAAGATACCTTCGCCGAAGCCTTTCGCATGCGCTACGCGCGCTTGCTCGTCACCGCGCACGACGAGCATTGGCTGCGTGCCGCCGTCAATGAATTCACCGGCTACGCCAGCTCCGTGATTGCCTGCGATGCCGAAGCCGGGGTCGAAGAGTGGTTGCCCGCCGAGCAGACTCCCGATGGCCGGCCGGGCGCGCATGTTCTGGTCTTCGGTTTTTCCACCGAGGCGCTGCAAAAAGCCGTTCCGACGCGCACTGGGCAGTGCCTGATGACTTGCCCGACGACGGCCGTCTACGACGGGCTGCCCGAGGCTGTAGAACGCATTCCGCTCGGCAAGCACATTCGCTTTTTTGGCGACGGTTTTCAGAAGAGCAAGCTATTGCTCTCGCGCCGTTATTGGCGCATCCCGGTGATGGATGGCGAGTTTCTGGTCGAAGAATCGCTCGGCGTTGAAAAGGGCGTCGCTGGCGGCAACCTGATTGTTCAAGGCATCGATCTGCCGACGGCGCTCGCCGCCTCGCGGCGCGCGGTCGAGGCGCTGGCTCCCTTGCCCGGCGTCATCACGCCCTTTCCCGGCGGCATCGCACGCAGCGGCAGCAAGGTGGGCTCGCGCTATAAGAAGCTGCACGCCTCGACGGCCGACGCCTTTTGCCCGACGTTGCGCGGCCGCGTGCCGACCCAACTACACGCCGAGGCGAACTGCGCCTATGAACTGGTGATCGACGGCGTTGACGAACCGGCCATCGCGCGGGCGATGGCTGCCGGTATTCGCGCCGCGGCGGGGCCAGGAGTCGTAGCGATCAGTGCCGGTAACTATGGCGGGAAGCTCGGCAAGTTTCACTTTCGCCTGCACCAGGTGCTGGCCGAGGGATCGTGA